GCAATTAAAATCCCACTGAAGCCCTCTTTACAAAGGGGGACTTGAAAGAGATAATATTCTTAAGTCAATGACATTGAATTTAGTACTATACTTGGAGGAAATTATGGCCGGTGCAGAACTTATTGGAAAAGAAGAAATAAAAGAGGTGATGGATGTTCTGGAAACAGGCGTCCTTATGAGATACGGATTTGATAAGGAGAGAAAAGGAATCTTCAAGGTACGCGAATTTGAAGAGGCTTTTGCACAATACTGCCAGGCAAAATACGCCCTGGGTGTAACCTCCGGTTCCTCGGCGCTCAAAGTAGCCCTTACGGCCATGGATGTGGGGCCGGGAGACGAGGTTATTTGTCCGGCCTTCACCTTTCTCGCCACGTATGAAGCAGTCATCGAGGTTGGCGCCATTCCGGTTATGGCAGATATTGATGCAACGCTGAACCTTGATCCGGATGACATCGAAAGGAAAATCACCCCCTGCACGAAGGCCGTCATTCCTGTACATATGTGCGGTGCACCGGCACATATCGACAAAATCATGGCTGTTGCCAGGAAGCACAACCTTCTCGTCCTTGAGGATAACGCTCAGGGCTGCGGCGGGAGCTATCGCGGGAAAAAGCTGGGGACATTCGGTGATATGGGTATCTTCAGTTTTGACTATTATAAGACAGTTACGACCGGTGAAGGGGGAATGGTTCTGACGGATAACAAAGATTTATTCCTCCGTGCCGAGTGGTATCATGACCATGGACATGACCATAATCCGAATGTCGGCAGGGCCATGGAAGGACGAACGATACTGGGGTTTAACTACCGGATGAATGAACTTCAGGGGGCCCTTGGCCTTGCCCAATTGAGGAAGCTTGATACCATTATCGCTCGCCAAAAGATAAACAAACAGGCAATCAAAGATGTTCTTCTCAACGTCAAGGGTATTACGTTCAGAGAAATTCCTGATCCTGCCGGCGATACGGCAACCTTTCTTGCGTTCAATCTGCCTGATGAGGGAACAGCAGCGAAGTTTCAGAAAGCCCTGGGAAGTGAAGGGGTTGATACGGTCTGCTTCAAGAACAATTTATGGCACTATGTTCCCAACTGGGAGAATTTTCTGGCTCTGTCAACGGCAAACTCAAAACAATATCCATTCACCGATCCCTCGTATAAAGGGAAGGTCGCTTACCGCAGGGAAAACATTCCCCAGGCGGAGGATATCCTTGGCCGGACCCTGGTGATGGGGATATCGGTCAAGATGCCCGAAGAGAAAATTTTAAAAA
This is a stretch of genomic DNA from Deltaproteobacteria bacterium. It encodes these proteins:
- a CDS encoding DegT/DnrJ/EryC1/StrS family aminotransferase; amino-acid sequence: MAGAELIGKEEIKEVMDVLETGVLMRYGFDKERKGIFKVREFEEAFAQYCQAKYALGVTSGSSALKVALTAMDVGPGDEVICPAFTFLATYEAVIEVGAIPVMADIDATLNLDPDDIERKITPCTKAVIPVHMCGAPAHIDKIMAVARKHNLLVLEDNAQGCGGSYRGKKLGTFGDMGIFSFDYYKTVTTGEGGMVLTDNKDLFLRAEWYHDHGHDHNPNVGRAMEGRTILGFNYRMNELQGALGLAQLRKLDTIIARQKINKQAIKDVLLNVKGITFREIPDPAGDTATFLAFNLPDEGTAAKFQKALGSEGVDTVCFKNNLWHYVPNWENFLALSTANSKQYPFTDPSYKGKVAYRRENIPQAEDILGRTLVMGISVKMPEEKILKMKEGIEKAAKSL